The window CAATCGTTAACCTTAACGTGCCCCATCATTTTCATCTTTTTATAAATTAACCTCAAGTCTCCACCTCCACGATAAATTAATCGTTCACTATCTCCATTTGCTTGACCTTTACCATAATACAAGTTTCCAATAAGTGCAAGCTCTGGAGATATTTTAGATACCATTCTCACATTTGCTTCCCATAAGTCTTCAGCAGGCACTGAGTTAGGGAATGCAAAAAAGGTACGGTCTGCTTGAAAACCAATGTGTGCATCCTGTTGTGTAGGTAAGTGACGGTATACAAAACCTGCATTCATTGCAAAAGCTGCGTCTTCAGACCTATCATTATCCCATTCATAAAACCAAGTTCCTGGTGTAGGGTCAAAAGTCAAAAGTAGTTCTCCCGCCGTCGTTTCTCTGTTACCTCTAACAGCAAATGGATCATCAATTACATTTCTCAGTCTTCCAGGAGCATCAATACCGTCAGGCATGGCCTCCACTAAAGGTTTTTGCCACAAAAAATTAGGGGCGATTTGCCAATCCCCTACCGAATAAGTAAATCCGGTAAGAAAGTTAGACATATTTCCGCTTCCTATATCCTTTAACCTCCATCCTGTAAATGTTTGAGTTTGATCAGCTCCTCCTCCAGCAACTAATCCAGCTACACCACCTTGAGCATACCAATTGACTTTTCCACCCTGGTAGGTTACTTTAGCTTTAGCGCCCCAGTTATCTGTTGATTTGATTCGGTCTTCTACCACCGTATAATTCCCGGGCTCACCTCTTACATCTTGATAAGTAAGACCATTTCTAGGCGATCCTGCCCAAATACCACCAAGGGTAAACCCGAATTTTCCAAAATCTCTCTCCACCACGAGAGTAGCTCTTTCCGTTGGGAATGGAGGTATAATACCACTACGCAATTGATTAGCGTCCAATTCTCTACGACCGTCATCACCTAACCTAATTTCAGTTTCAAAATCTCTGTGATAAATTCCAGTGACATCCCATCCAGATAGATTCTTGCTGTATTTTAGTAAAGTTGTTGGGTTAGCACCCCACCACAATTGTGGCCCAACAGCTGCTTTAAGACCAGATAGTGCTCCTTTACCGTCAAGTTCCGCTCCTAAAATCTCACCTCCATAGATATCTAAGTTGGGACCGTAATTGGCTTCAGGATAAAGACCAAAGAAATCACCTTCATAACCCCAATGGTAATGTCCTGTTCTATAGAATCCACGTAAATCAAAATCTTTAGCATTCCATTCAAATTCTGCATCGTAGACGTTAACTCTATTAATATCATCCACAATGACCCTCTGATTATTTTGATCCAAAGAAACCACTGGTCTTGCTCTATTTTCATAAAAGATTTCATCAATTGGATTTTGAGCTACTTTACCAATGACATTAAAATTGACATTAGCACGCACATTCGCAGCTGGTTTCCCTTCTATTCCTACAAAATAGGACTGCATGTGGTCAAAGCCTAGTTCATTTGGAAAGGCATTAGAATCTGGATCTGCGGTTTCTGGAGTGGTTATCAAACTACCTCCTGTACTGAAGGTGGTGAACCTAGCACTCAAGTTACTAATACCTAATTTAGAACCACTACCGCCACCGCCTAAAGCAGCAGCATCACCACGTGCTCGCAAGACAGCATCCATAAGACTAATACTGTTAAAATAATTTTCCATAAAAGCGGCATCAACACCGCTGCCATAAGGGTTTAGTTGATGAACTTCTTTCAAAGTATAATAAGCTGCCCGTGGATATAAATCATATAGACCTCTCTCATTAGGGAATCCTTTGGCGCAAATCCCAAACCATTCCTCATTCATATTTTTAGAACTTCCATCAGTATCCTTAGAATAACCACCACTCAACCAACTAGCTTCTGTATTGTGGATGTCCAAATCTTTGGTTTGTCCTCTTTTCCACCATCCATCACTAAACTGAAAGGTAAATCCACCTAATGAGTTTTGAGCTTTTCCTAAACCAGCTGCGTTCTGGTAGATTTCTTTCCAATTGTTAAACATATAATAGGCCTGCATCTTTTGATCCTCTTTATTGTCCAAAGCATTAAAAGCATCAGATCCAAATTCAGAAAACATTAATGGCTTGCCTAACTCATCTTTAACACGATCAAAAGCATCGCTAAAAGAAACACCTCGATACATGTTTGTAGCATATATATCGATATCAGTACAATATTCTGCAACAAGATCAAGGTAAAGCAGATCACCGTTACAAATCGCAATTGGGTGTGCGGCATCTATTTTTTTCATTTCAATGACTGCATCATTGAAAAGTTTGTACATAGCTCGGGCTCTTGTGATAACTGTACCTTCTGTCTCGATCGGAATATCCTCAGTCTCTGCACCGCCCCAGGATAATCCGTAATTATTTTCATTCCCTAGCATGAACACTAGAAGTCCACGAGTGTCTTTAAACTCATTTACCAAGCTCGTTGCTTCTTGCAACAATAGTTTTCTAGTTGCCGGGTCAGCGTACTCCGTATTAGGAAACCATGTTCCATTAATTGTTAATCCATAACGACCGAAGGAATGATTGATCATGGTATAAATACCGTAATTATCATAGATGAACT of the Nonlabens marinus S1-08 genome contains:
- a CDS encoding glycoside hydrolase family 2 TIM barrel-domain containing protein, translated to MKNYYLSILMAFTVTIGFSQSQTVSVTEDMNGQKLMVDGKPFIINGMNWDYVPIGKNYSYNFWAQSDEFIKSALDSEMGLLKNMGVNTIRVYTGMQPKWVEFIYDNYGIYTMINHSFGRYGLTINGTWFPNTEYADPATRKLLLQEATSLVNEFKDTRGLLVFMLGNENNYGLSWGGAETEDIPIETEGTVITRARAMYKLFNDAVIEMKKIDAAHPIAICNGDLLYLDLVAEYCTDIDIYATNMYRGVSFSDAFDRVKDELGKPLMFSEFGSDAFNALDNKEDQKMQAYYMFNNWKEIYQNAAGLGKAQNSLGGFTFQFSDGWWKRGQTKDLDIHNTEASWLSGGYSKDTDGSSKNMNEEWFGICAKGFPNERGLYDLYPRAAYYTLKEVHQLNPYGSGVDAAFMENYFNSISLMDAVLRARGDAAALGGGGSGSKLGISNLSARFTTFSTGGSLITTPETADPDSNAFPNELGFDHMQSYFVGIEGKPAANVRANVNFNVIGKVAQNPIDEIFYENRARPVVSLDQNNQRVIVDDINRVNVYDAEFEWNAKDFDLRGFYRTGHYHWGYEGDFFGLYPEANYGPNLDIYGGEILGAELDGKGALSGLKAAVGPQLWWGANPTTLLKYSKNLSGWDVTGIYHRDFETEIRLGDDGRRELDANQLRSGIIPPFPTERATLVVERDFGKFGFTLGGIWAGSPRNGLTYQDVRGEPGNYTVVEDRIKSTDNWGAKAKVTYQGGKVNWYAQGGVAGLVAGGGADQTQTFTGWRLKDIGSGNMSNFLTGFTYSVGDWQIAPNFLWQKPLVEAMPDGIDAPGRLRNVIDDPFAVRGNRETTAGELLLTFDPTPGTWFYEWDNDRSEDAAFAMNAGFVYRHLPTQQDAHIGFQADRTFFAFPNSVPAEDLWEANVRMVSKISPELALIGNLYYGKGQANGDSERLIYRGGGDLRLIYKKMKMMGHVKVNDWGPFDYHRDFNLTYPLQLMLDLSTSLGKPDWFILPSTVMGIRGTWRSMNQFSPRYSPNNAAEFANQPTISPVGFPNGSEWEIRTYVHFNIGK